In Pseudomonas fluorescens NCIMB 11764, a single window of DNA contains:
- a CDS encoding catalase family peroxidase: MVDRSSPPTRPPLSAASLTLRLAGIAVVIAVVAGAFAYVNGTFDPQRLTPKKLINVLETNNGVHPGFRRNHSKGVCVIGHFESSGEARSYSSAQVFNDARTPVVGRFALPAGNPYAPDNSVPIRSLALRFTQANGQQWRTGMNSMPVFPVGTPEAFYQLQQAQSPDPATGKPNPAAVPAFFGAHPEAAPFLAWIKTAKPSASYVTETYNSVNAFYLVNAAGQRQAVRWSMVPVAQDAAGATAPEGGDFLEKDLVQRIAAGPLRWKLQITLADPADPVNDASKTWPEGRKVVNAGTLVLESTQPQLNGECRDINYDPLVLPSGIEGSDDPLLAARSAGYASSYLRRTSEVSQLPAAKQESQQ, translated from the coding sequence ATGGTAGATCGCTCATCACCGCCCACCCGGCCACCGTTGAGTGCCGCGAGCCTGACGTTGCGCCTGGCCGGCATTGCCGTGGTGATCGCTGTCGTGGCCGGGGCTTTTGCCTACGTCAACGGCACCTTTGACCCACAGCGCCTGACGCCGAAAAAACTGATCAACGTGTTGGAAACCAACAATGGCGTGCACCCGGGGTTCCGGCGTAATCACTCCAAAGGGGTATGCGTGATCGGGCACTTCGAGAGCAGCGGTGAAGCGCGCAGTTATTCCAGCGCTCAGGTGTTCAATGACGCGCGGACTCCGGTTGTGGGGCGTTTCGCGTTGCCGGCCGGCAATCCTTACGCACCGGACAACAGCGTGCCGATCCGCAGTCTCGCACTGCGTTTCACCCAGGCCAACGGCCAGCAGTGGCGTACCGGGATGAACAGCATGCCGGTGTTCCCGGTGGGCACGCCTGAAGCGTTTTACCAATTGCAGCAGGCCCAGTCGCCAGACCCGGCCACCGGCAAACCGAACCCGGCAGCGGTGCCGGCGTTCTTCGGTGCACACCCGGAAGCCGCGCCGTTCCTGGCCTGGATCAAAACCGCCAAGCCGTCCGCCAGTTACGTGACGGAAACCTACAACAGCGTCAATGCGTTTTACCTGGTCAACGCCGCCGGGCAACGGCAAGCGGTGCGCTGGAGCATGGTGCCGGTGGCACAGGACGCAGCAGGTGCCACGGCCCCAGAGGGCGGTGACTTCCTCGAGAAAGACCTGGTTCAGCGGATCGCCGCAGGACCGTTGCGTTGGAAGCTCCAGATCACACTGGCCGACCCCGCTGATCCGGTGAACGACGCCAGCAAAACCTGGCCCGAAGGTCGCAAAGTGGTGAACGCTGGCACGCTGGTGCTCGAAAGCACCCAGCCGCAACTCAATGGCGAATGCCGGGACATCAACTATGACCCGCTGGTCTTGCCATCCGGTATCGAAGGTTCCGACGACCCGTTGCTCGCCGCTCGTTCTGCCGGTTACGCCAGTTCCTACTTGCGCCGCACCAGTGAAGTCAGCCAACTGCCCGCCGCTAAACAGGAGTCTCAACAATGA
- a CDS encoding sigma-70 family RNA polymerase sigma factor: MNDIDEQLSEIIPRLRRFAVSLTRNPSSADDLVQSCLERALSSWSEKRPEGDLRAWLFSILYRQFLDAHRRARRYARMLEFFTGRDDSQPSVERTVIAQSTLQAFDQLNTEQRALLLWVSVEGLSYKEVAEIIDVPVGTVMSRLSRARQALRQLSDGEITRPSLRRLK, from the coding sequence ATGAACGATATCGACGAACAACTGAGTGAAATCATTCCCAGATTGCGCCGGTTTGCCGTGTCGTTGACGCGCAACCCCAGCAGCGCCGACGATCTGGTGCAGTCGTGCCTTGAGCGGGCGCTGTCGAGCTGGAGCGAAAAGCGTCCCGAGGGCGACTTGCGGGCCTGGCTGTTTTCGATTCTCTATCGGCAGTTTCTCGACGCTCACCGCCGCGCTCGGCGTTATGCGCGGATGCTCGAATTCTTTACCGGACGGGACGATTCCCAACCGTCGGTAGAACGCACCGTGATCGCCCAATCGACCTTGCAAGCCTTCGATCAGCTCAACACCGAGCAGCGCGCCTTGTTGCTCTGGGTATCGGTCGAAGGCCTGAGTTACAAGGAGGTCGCCGAGATTATCGACGTTCCCGTCGGCACCGTGATGTCGCGCCTGTCCCGCGCTCGCCAGGCCTTGCGCCAACTCAGCGACGGCGAAATCACCCGCCCTTCTCTGCGGAGACTCAAATGA